The nucleotide sequence TTTCGTAAAGGGGGGATATGCGGAGGTTACTTCTGAAACAGCCAGGTCGAAAGATACCGTTCCCCGCTATCCGGCAGAATGGCCACGATCATTTTACCCTCGGCCTCTTTCTGTTTTGCCACTTCAAGGGCGGCCCAGAGAGCGGCGCCGCTGGATATTCCCACGAGGATGCCTTCCTCTTTCGCAATACGTCTGGCCATCTCTCCCGCATTTTCATGGGACACCTGGATTATTTCGTCGATTACATCCCTGTTCAACACATCCGGGACAAATCCGGCGCCAATCCCCTGAATCTTGTGGGGACCGGCTTTCCCGCCGGACAGAACCGGTGAATCCGCAGGTTCCACAGCAACCATTCTGATAGACGGCTTTTTCTTTTTCAAGCCCTCACCTATACCGGTAATCGTCCCACCGGTGCCGATACCTGAAATAACATAATCAACTTTGCCATCCGTATCCTGCCAGATCTCCTCCGCTGTTGTCCGGCGGTGAATCTCCGGATTAGCAGGATTTTTAAACTGCTGGGGTATGAAGCTGTTTTTATAGTCCTTTGCCAGTTCCTCCGCCTTATCAACAGCCCCCCTCATACCCTTGGCCCCTTCCGTGAGCACCAGTTCTGACCCCAGAATGGAGAGCAGATGCCGCCGCTCCAGGCTCATCGTATCGGGCATGGTGAGGATAAGCCGATATCCTTTCGCGGCGCAGACAAAGGCAAGGGCAATCCCCGTGTTACCGCTTGTCGGTTCGATAATTACCGTATCCTTCTTCAGAAGCCCCGCTGCCTCCGCCGCCTCAATCATGGCGACGCCGATCCTGTCTTTCACACTGGAAAGAGGATTGAAGGATTCGAGTTTTACTAAAATCTCTGCATTTAATCCCTTCCCCATTCTGTTGAGACGCACCAGGGGCGTCTTGCCTATTGTCTTGGTAATATCTGAATATATGTTACCCATAGCTATTTCCTCCTTGCTATTATGCCTTCTCCAGGGCTTGTTCGATATCAGCGATGATGTCATCAATATGTTCCAGTCCTACAGACAAGCGAATGAAATCGGGTGTCACACCTGTAGCTAACTGTTCCTCTGCTGAGAGCTGCTGGTGTGTTGTCGTTGCCGGGTGGATCGCCAGGGTTTTTGCATCTCCTACATTAGCCAGGTGGGATATCAGCTCCAGAGAGTCGATGAATTTCTTTCCCGCTTCTGCCCCACCCTTGATTCCGAATCCGAGAATCGCCCCCGCTCCTTTCGGCAGGTATTTTTTTGCCCTTTCCCGTTCCGGAGAGGACTTGAGTCCGGGGTAGTTGACCCAGGTGACTTTTGGGTGTTTTTCCAGATACTCAGCCATGGCCAGGGCATTCTCGGAATGACGCG is from Deltaproteobacteria bacterium and encodes:
- the cysK gene encoding cysteine synthase A, with the translated sequence MGNIYSDITKTIGKTPLVRLNRMGKGLNAEILVKLESFNPLSSVKDRIGVAMIEAAEAAGLLKKDTVIIEPTSGNTGIALAFVCAAKGYRLILTMPDTMSLERRHLLSILGSELVLTEGAKGMRGAVDKAEELAKDYKNSFIPQQFKNPANPEIHRRTTAEEIWQDTDGKVDYVISGIGTGGTITGIGEGLKKKKPSIRMVAVEPADSPVLSGGKAGPHKIQGIGAGFVPDVLNRDVIDEIIQVSHENAGEMARRIAKEEGILVGISSGAALWAALEVAKQKEAEGKMIVAILPDSGERYLSTWLFQK